One Jeotgalibaca porci genomic region harbors:
- the map gene encoding type I methionyl aminopeptidase, with product MIAKTEADFNGLKEIGRICAAIRDELVALTKVGITTKELDDRAKELFDEYGALSAPKETYNFPGYTCISVNEEIAHGIPGPRVIQEGDVVNIDVSASKDGYFADTGVSFVVGEGYPEKEKVCQVAKDAFYAGLEKAKPGSKKSGLGKAVHNLAKRNGMTVIKELTGHGIGRSIHEAPDHIFNYFSRWDDELLKDGMVIAFEPFISTKEESIIQSTKDEWTLLTRESIVAQYEHTVIVTKDGPIITTL from the coding sequence ATGATCGCGAAAACAGAAGCAGATTTTAATGGATTAAAAGAGATTGGCCGTATTTGTGCTGCAATCAGAGATGAATTAGTTGCCCTGACAAAAGTAGGCATCACGACCAAAGAATTGGATGATCGTGCGAAGGAACTATTTGATGAATATGGTGCCTTATCAGCGCCGAAAGAAACATACAACTTTCCGGGCTATACGTGCATCAGTGTGAATGAAGAAATCGCGCATGGTATTCCGGGGCCACGCGTTATTCAAGAAGGGGACGTTGTGAACATTGATGTTTCCGCTTCTAAAGATGGCTATTTTGCTGACACAGGCGTGTCCTTTGTGGTGGGAGAAGGCTATCCGGAGAAAGAGAAAGTTTGCCAAGTTGCAAAAGATGCTTTTTACGCAGGTCTAGAAAAAGCGAAGCCCGGTTCGAAGAAAAGTGGACTTGGGAAAGCTGTGCATAATTTAGCGAAACGGAATGGCATGACTGTTATTAAGGAGCTAACTGGACATGGTATCGGCCGTTCTATCCATGAAGCACCGGATCACATTTTCAACTATTTCTCACGTTGGGATGATGAGCTTTTGAAAGATGGCATGGTTATTGCATTTGAGCCTTTTATTTCTACGAAAGAAGAGAGCATCATTCAATCCACAAAGGATGAATGGACGCTGTTAACACGTGAAAGCATCGTTGCTCAGTACGAACATACGGTTATTGTTACGAAAGACGGTCCCATTATTACGACACTATAG
- a CDS encoding diguanylate cyclase domain-containing protein: MRNIKTSKKRLFLVAIMIIGISLSLFTMNRLKNTNENNPHNGTLLFLGNADMPPIIYDENGTAKGVTVDIAKALGKKIGYQVEVVAMDWSDAQRKVANGEADALLQINPNAERDKIYDFSDELLESDFSLFVKMGNKQSRQLVDMKGKRIGVIKESFPYEMLMAYPEIELVLISGLKEAFNDIRLNKLDAVVVDRWAGEYILAEEEITDIEVIPTFLESQYSRIAVQKGDKELLDLINSGLETMREDRTMEKVLEEWRFERVFYFTFGIMRNILIRTLIIVIVIIILIASYTVNKYRKLSQKLQVDVASRTKELKEANDLLQIANAELKRRAMLDGLTEVMNRLGFDSAYGEMWKKSVRDRTSLALVMVDIDHFKCLNDTYGHLFGDEWIKRVAQTLQSFTLQPDHFVARYGGDEMIMVLSDTTAWKAAEMSERIRLEISEMAALELPEDGPTVTLSLGIAATIPSENLSPDVLIKRADEALYQAKAAGRNKTVIWK; this comes from the coding sequence GTGAGGAATATAAAAACAAGTAAAAAGCGACTATTTCTTGTTGCGATTATGATTATAGGTATATCCCTGTCTTTGTTTACAATGAATAGATTAAAGAATACGAACGAGAATAACCCGCATAATGGAACACTATTATTTTTAGGAAATGCCGATATGCCTCCCATTATTTATGATGAAAATGGCACAGCTAAGGGTGTCACAGTAGATATCGCGAAAGCGCTCGGTAAAAAAATTGGTTATCAAGTTGAAGTCGTCGCCATGGATTGGTCAGATGCGCAGCGAAAAGTGGCGAATGGCGAAGCAGACGCTTTGCTACAAATCAATCCGAATGCGGAACGCGACAAAATCTATGATTTCTCTGATGAACTGTTGGAGTCCGATTTTTCGTTATTCGTCAAAATGGGCAATAAGCAGAGCCGTCAACTTGTCGATATGAAAGGAAAGAGAATAGGGGTTATTAAAGAGAGCTTCCCGTATGAGATGTTGATGGCCTATCCGGAAATCGAATTGGTCCTTATTTCCGGACTAAAAGAAGCTTTTAATGATATCCGGTTGAATAAGTTGGATGCTGTCGTCGTCGATAGGTGGGCTGGTGAATATATCTTGGCCGAAGAAGAAATTACCGATATTGAGGTTATTCCCACTTTTCTCGAGAGTCAGTATTCACGTATTGCTGTTCAAAAGGGAGATAAAGAACTGCTTGATTTAATCAATAGTGGGCTGGAAACCATGCGCGAAGACAGAACGATGGAAAAAGTTCTGGAAGAGTGGCGATTCGAACGTGTTTTTTATTTTACATTTGGAATTATGCGAAATATATTGATTCGCACGTTGATTATTGTGATTGTTATTATTATTTTGATAGCGAGTTATACGGTTAATAAATACCGGAAGTTGAGTCAAAAACTGCAGGTAGATGTGGCAAGTCGAACGAAAGAGCTGAAAGAGGCGAACGACTTGTTGCAGATTGCGAACGCAGAATTGAAGAGGCGTGCAATGTTGGACGGTCTGACAGAAGTGATGAATCGCCTGGGCTTTGACAGCGCGTACGGTGAAATGTGGAAGAAAAGTGTACGCGACCGGACTTCTTTGGCTCTTGTTATGGTCGATATTGATCATTTCAAGTGTTTGAATGATACGTATGGGCATTTGTTTGGAGACGAATGGATTAAGCGTGTAGCACAGACGCTGCAGTCGTTTACGTTGCAACCCGATCATTTTGTGGCGCGTTACGGAGGCGATGAAATGATTATGGTCCTTTCCGATACGACAGCTTGGAAAGCCGCAGAGATGTCAGAGCGCATCCGTTTAGAAATTAGTGAGATGGCGGCTCTGGAACTTCCGGAAGATGGCCCGACTGTGACACTCAGTTTAGGTATTGCCGCTACGATACCAAGTGAGAATCTCTCGCCGGACGTATTGATAAAACGCGCCGACGAAGCTTTGTACCAAGCGAAAGCTGCAGGTAGAAACAAAACTGTTATCTGGAAATAA
- a CDS encoding GyrI-like domain-containing protein, with protein sequence MDILTQLNHAMAYIEVHIANDLNLADVSTVTNYTHYHFGRLFYYISDMTLSEYIRKRKLSLAAMALKSGNEKVIDLAVKYGYDSADSFTRAFVKQHGVTPSAARQPDVNLTIFPPLTFQIKIKGVQAMNWRIEEKEAFEVFGIERVFANDETSKVPDFWTECHNNGEYERLFQAAGGAENPPGPCLVNAICGYGEPGDNVFPYMLCAFVKDGCKTDRFKVVKIPKTTWAIFRSDEADTTALQIPQLFNRAYSEWLPSSGYDKAPGADIEIYGIAENGKYYEEVWLPVIEKNL encoded by the coding sequence TTGGATATTCTTACCCAGTTAAACCACGCGATGGCGTATATTGAAGTGCATATCGCAAATGATTTAAATCTGGCGGATGTATCAACTGTCACGAACTATACACACTATCATTTTGGGCGACTGTTCTACTATATTTCCGATATGACGCTGTCGGAGTATATCCGTAAACGTAAGTTAAGCTTGGCTGCAATGGCGCTCAAAAGTGGTAATGAGAAAGTTATTGATCTGGCAGTCAAGTATGGATACGATAGCGCGGATAGTTTTACGCGTGCATTTGTCAAACAGCATGGTGTGACACCCTCTGCCGCACGGCAACCCGATGTGAATCTAACCATCTTTCCGCCCTTAACTTTTCAAATTAAAATTAAAGGAGTGCAGGCTATGAATTGGCGAATAGAAGAAAAAGAAGCATTTGAAGTATTCGGTATTGAACGTGTTTTTGCAAATGATGAAACAAGTAAGGTTCCAGACTTTTGGACAGAATGTCATAATAACGGTGAATATGAACGGCTATTTCAGGCGGCAGGCGGAGCAGAAAATCCTCCAGGTCCTTGTCTTGTCAACGCTATTTGCGGATATGGTGAACCAGGCGACAACGTTTTCCCTTACATGCTTTGTGCTTTTGTAAAAGACGGTTGCAAAACGGACAGATTTAAAGTTGTAAAAATTCCGAAGACGACTTGGGCAATATTCCGCAGTGACGAAGCGGATACGACAGCATTGCAGATACCACAATTGTTTAACCGCGCGTATAGTGAGTGGCTGCCATCATCAGGCTATGATAAAGCGCCTGGAGCGGATATTGAAATCTATGGTATAGCTGAAAACGGGAAATATTATGAGGAAGTTTGGTTGCCGGTCATAGAAAAGAACCTATAA
- a CDS encoding ClC family H(+)/Cl(-) exchange transporter has translation MVEKRLDFRIGFLSILTGAFVGVIVSIFRLAIPYVTTFVQHLLAFGNESILQSLLFILSFSALGLIVAWNVKKEPLIGGSGIPQVIGKLAGKLEFSWPSILFHKLMGGILTIGSGLTVGREGPSIQIGAAIGQGVAEKAKLNKDNQKYLISGAAGAGMAAAFNSPVSGIIFALEELLKRTSRRGFLSSSLTIITATLVSITLLGNKATLVIPISLKLAGKNYPYLILLGIIVGLSGVFFNKVILFGKGLYAKWQVSTTIKSVFPFFITALFLLWDPRLIGSGESLILMPFNENVGMLTLISFYFIKLFLLVVAFASGLPGGIFFPLLSLGSLVGNIVGSGLLMGGLITNQTVLVFTVIAMAAHFAAVVRAPLTGIFLILEMTGGSIGYLLPVALVTFIAYFIAELCQSKPIYEALLGLLLKNEPSVQRS, from the coding sequence TTGGTAGAAAAAAGATTAGATTTTAGAATAGGGTTTTTAAGCATTCTTACCGGTGCATTCGTTGGCGTGATTGTCAGTATCTTCCGCCTGGCTATTCCCTATGTAACAACATTCGTACAGCATTTATTAGCTTTTGGAAATGAAAGCATCCTTCAGTCTCTTCTATTCATTCTTAGCTTTTCAGCACTCGGACTGATTGTTGCTTGGAATGTCAAAAAAGAACCGCTGATTGGCGGCTCGGGCATTCCGCAAGTCATTGGAAAACTGGCGGGTAAACTAGAATTCTCTTGGCCATCCATTTTATTCCATAAGTTAATGGGTGGGATTTTGACAATTGGCTCGGGACTCACGGTTGGTCGCGAAGGTCCGTCGATTCAGATTGGGGCTGCCATCGGACAAGGCGTCGCCGAAAAAGCTAAGTTAAATAAAGACAATCAAAAGTATCTGATTTCGGGTGCAGCCGGTGCAGGAATGGCGGCAGCCTTTAACTCCCCGGTTTCCGGGATTATCTTTGCGTTGGAAGAGCTTTTGAAACGCACCTCCCGACGTGGCTTTTTATCGAGTTCGCTAACGATTATAACAGCAACGCTTGTTTCTATTACTTTGCTGGGAAATAAGGCCACGCTTGTTATTCCGATTTCTCTAAAGTTGGCAGGAAAAAACTACCCATACCTCATTTTACTGGGTATCATAGTCGGCCTTTCCGGCGTTTTCTTTAACAAAGTTATTTTATTCGGTAAAGGCCTCTATGCGAAATGGCAGGTTTCGACTACCATCAAAAGCGTCTTTCCCTTTTTTATAACGGCACTCTTTTTACTTTGGGATCCGCGTTTAATTGGCTCAGGCGAGTCCTTAATTTTAATGCCGTTTAATGAAAATGTTGGTATGCTAACGCTAATAAGCTTTTATTTCATCAAATTATTTCTGTTGGTCGTCGCTTTCGCTTCCGGTTTACCGGGCGGTATCTTTTTCCCTTTGCTCTCACTTGGCTCTTTAGTAGGAAACATTGTCGGTTCCGGACTTCTAATGGGCGGACTTATCACTAATCAGACAGTGCTTGTGTTCACAGTCATTGCGATGGCAGCACATTTTGCAGCGGTTGTCCGGGCACCATTGACCGGCATTTTCTTAATTTTGGAAATGACGGGCGGCTCGATTGGCTATCTCCTTCCTGTCGCATTGGTCACCTTTATCGCCTACTTCATCGCGGAGCTCTGTCAATCCAAACCAATCTACGAAGCTTTGTTGGGATTATTACTAAAAAATGAACCCAGCGTACAAAGAAGCTAA
- a CDS encoding IS3 family transposase, translating into MRDCLLKKVESFPGESRHLSRKAQTAVAYALKEEGFKLKDILSVVGIPSATYHYHAKQLGIADPDGALKELIRQLFFQFKERYGYKRLTKEMQKLGHCVNHKKVYRLMQEIGLKCVKFMRKSRKYNSYRGKVGTVAKNRLNRRFHTTIPLQKLVTDVTEFKCMGEEKLYFSPILDLYNGEVIAYSMNKRPTLDFVMKPLQEAVGIIRKHGTVRTTLHSDQGWQYQHNKWVKILKKNKLFQSMSRKATCADNAAMENFFGILKQEMYHGEKMVSYGELESRISEYIDWYNQVRSKEKLAGLSPVEYRTQTSQLAA; encoded by the coding sequence ATTAGAGATTGCTTACTTAAAAAAGTTGAAAGCTTTCCGGGAGAATCCAGACACCTTTCTCGAAAAGCACAAACAGCAGTGGCATACGCACTCAAAGAAGAAGGATTCAAACTGAAGGATATCCTTTCAGTAGTTGGAATCCCATCCGCAACGTACCATTACCACGCGAAACAACTGGGAATAGCGGACCCGGATGGGGCTCTAAAAGAGCTGATCCGACAGCTTTTCTTTCAGTTCAAAGAGCGGTATGGGTATAAACGACTCACGAAGGAAATGCAAAAACTGGGACATTGCGTCAACCACAAAAAGGTGTACCGCCTCATGCAAGAAATAGGTTTAAAATGTGTCAAGTTCATGCGGAAGTCTCGCAAGTACAATTCCTATAGAGGGAAAGTGGGAACCGTTGCGAAGAACCGACTGAATCGGCGCTTCCACACCACTATCCCCTTACAGAAACTCGTCACGGACGTCACTGAATTCAAGTGTATGGGGGAGGAGAAGTTATACTTTAGCCCTATTCTGGACTTGTATAACGGAGAGGTCATCGCCTACAGCATGAATAAGCGACCAACTCTGGACTTCGTGATGAAGCCCCTGCAGGAGGCCGTCGGCATCATTCGTAAACACGGCACCGTCCGCACGACCCTTCATTCGGACCAAGGGTGGCAGTACCAGCACAACAAGTGGGTTAAAATCTTGAAGAAAAACAAACTCTTTCAAAGCATGTCTCGGAAAGCAACGTGTGCTGATAATGCAGCGATGGAAAATTTCTTCGGCATTCTGAAACAGGAAATGTATCACGGAGAAAAAATGGTAAGTTATGGTGAGCTTGAATCAAGGATTTCCGAGTATATCGATTGGTACAACCAAGTTCGATCGAAAGAAAAATTGGCTGGCCTAAGTCCAGTAGAATACCGAACTCAAACCAGCCAATTGGCTGCATAA
- a CDS encoding helix-turn-helix domain-containing protein, protein MAKYSEAFKLQVVQEYLDGPLGYSALAKKHAIPDAATVRKWVTFFQEFGLEGLKRKRKKTVYPVQFKVDVLHFMKETGASYSETAIAFGMNNPSLIANWNRAFQENGIKGLKPKQKGRPPMSRKPRKQPGKQAKSTSLSQEELERENELLRLEIAYLKKLKAFRENPDTFLEKHKQQWHTHSKKKDSN, encoded by the coding sequence ATGGCAAAATATAGTGAAGCATTCAAGTTACAAGTTGTGCAAGAATATCTGGATGGCCCGTTGGGATATAGCGCCTTGGCGAAGAAACATGCCATTCCTGATGCCGCAACCGTCCGAAAATGGGTGACATTTTTCCAAGAATTCGGGTTGGAAGGTCTGAAGAGGAAGCGGAAGAAGACGGTCTACCCTGTTCAATTCAAGGTGGATGTATTACACTTTATGAAAGAAACAGGCGCTTCTTATTCCGAAACGGCCATTGCCTTCGGCATGAACAATCCTTCCCTCATCGCCAACTGGAACCGGGCCTTCCAAGAGAACGGGATAAAAGGCCTGAAACCAAAACAAAAGGGGCGACCTCCCATGTCCAGAAAACCGAGAAAACAGCCGGGAAAACAAGCAAAGTCCACTTCTCTTTCCCAAGAAGAGCTGGAACGTGAAAATGAATTACTAAGATTAGAGATTGCTTACTTAAAAAAGTTGAAAGCTTTCCGGGAGAATCCAGACACCTTTCTCGAAAAGCACAAACAGCAGTGGCATACGCACTCAAAGAAGAAGGATTCAAACTGA
- a CDS encoding amidohydrolase family protein, whose product MKKKFINASIYKHDGASEILVKDGKFSAIGNDLGDADEVIDLQGRFVLPPYVDSHLHLDYYFTGQDDEIKNESGTLFEAIDLWNDYKKGTTKEEMKQRIRQAVKDVASYGTQFIRAQTDCTDPNLTGIKAAIEVRDELKDNITIQVVAFPQNGMYSYNEEGKSGRDLVEEALQLGADCVGGIPHNEWSAEDGNASIKEIVRLAIKYDKLIDVHCDETDDDQARFVEMLNAEAMKQGYGKSTTASHTTSFGSTNDAYAFRMMGLFRQSGMNFVACPTENLFLQGRQDTYPKRRGLTRVKEFVDNDINIAFGQDSIVDLWYPAGSGNLMNILDNGIHAAQLMREEDFPRNFDLITYNGAKLMQVEDIYGLEEGKPANFIVLDAPNAFEAQRRRVECLASVRNGEYLFMKTPRTYDTELDIARKTK is encoded by the coding sequence TTGAAGAAGAAATTCATCAATGCATCCATCTATAAGCATGATGGCGCATCAGAAATTTTAGTGAAAGATGGTAAGTTTTCAGCCATCGGTAATGATTTAGGTGACGCGGACGAAGTCATCGATTTGCAAGGGCGTTTTGTTTTACCGCCTTACGTTGATTCCCACTTGCACCTGGACTATTACTTCACTGGACAAGATGACGAAATCAAGAACGAATCCGGTACCCTTTTCGAAGCCATTGATTTATGGAACGATTATAAAAAAGGGACAACCAAAGAAGAGATGAAACAACGTATCCGTCAAGCCGTTAAAGACGTTGCTTCATATGGTACGCAGTTCATCCGTGCTCAAACAGACTGTACGGACCCGAATTTGACAGGAATCAAAGCAGCAATCGAAGTGCGTGACGAGTTGAAAGACAATATCACGATTCAAGTTGTGGCATTCCCGCAAAACGGTATGTACTCTTATAACGAAGAAGGCAAATCCGGTCGTGACTTAGTTGAAGAAGCCCTACAATTGGGTGCTGACTGTGTCGGAGGAATCCCGCATAACGAATGGTCTGCTGAAGATGGAAATGCCTCGATCAAAGAAATTGTTCGCCTGGCTATTAAATATGACAAACTGATTGATGTACACTGTGACGAAACAGATGATGATCAAGCACGCTTTGTTGAAATGTTGAACGCTGAAGCAATGAAACAAGGCTATGGCAAGTCAACAACTGCGTCACACACAACGTCATTTGGTTCCACAAATGATGCGTATGCATTCCGTATGATGGGTCTTTTCCGTCAATCCGGTATGAACTTCGTTGCCTGCCCGACAGAGAACTTGTTCCTGCAAGGCCGTCAAGACACGTATCCAAAACGCCGTGGTTTAACACGCGTAAAAGAATTTGTTGATAACGACATCAACATTGCATTCGGTCAAGACTCGATTGTTGACCTGTGGTATCCAGCTGGGTCCGGAAACTTGATGAATATCTTGGACAACGGAATTCATGCCGCACAATTGATGCGTGAAGAAGACTTCCCGCGTAACTTTGATTTAATCACTTATAACGGTGCAAAATTAATGCAAGTCGAAGATATCTACGGCTTGGAAGAAGGCAAACCGGCTAACTTCATCGTTTTGGATGCGCCAAACGCATTCGAAGCGCAACGTCGCCGTGTTGAATGTCTCGCTTCTGTTCGTAACGGTGAGTATCTATTCATGAAGACACCACGCACGTACGATACAGAACTTGATATTGCGCGTAAGACTAAATAA
- a CDS encoding MFS transporter: protein MRQTHKYGFSWPLFILMGSITFLAILSELMPSGILPEMAAGFGITEAQAGGFVGQYAIASAIFGIPIVSATVEWDRKKLLMILLAGFAFANILVGFVSVYWLAVVARIAGGICAGVLWPMISAYGMSLVSPHEYGKAVAVIMAGTTLGMSLGLPVMTWIGTTFGFHVAFIVMGILICIVGALCWVYLPQVKGEKRSKSNSPLTILKNKGVLIIILLTVLAVVANYGVYTYITYLVSDLGYPGIGVAQILFGIGSILSVLIAGRFIDRHLQAVSIGMLAAGSIAMAIFYFVDYTFFHHFSFILWGIGFGALVTLFQTAVTRQVTKGAAIATSLQSAAFNFSIMIGSTVGGWLLARGGAMPIVLMGITLLVAGIGVSILAKRTLA from the coding sequence ATGCGTCAAACACACAAATATGGTTTTTCATGGCCTCTCTTTATCTTGATGGGGAGTATTACTTTTCTGGCTATTTTGTCTGAGTTAATGCCTTCGGGTATCTTACCGGAGATGGCAGCTGGATTTGGTATTACTGAAGCGCAGGCAGGCGGATTCGTCGGCCAGTATGCGATTGCCAGTGCTATTTTCGGAATCCCGATTGTTTCTGCAACGGTGGAATGGGACCGTAAAAAGCTACTGATGATCCTATTGGCAGGCTTTGCCTTTGCGAATATCCTAGTTGGCTTTGTTTCTGTCTACTGGTTGGCAGTTGTTGCACGAATTGCAGGCGGTATTTGTGCAGGTGTTTTGTGGCCAATGATTTCAGCGTATGGGATGAGTCTTGTTTCTCCACACGAATACGGAAAAGCTGTTGCGGTTATCATGGCAGGAACGACGCTCGGCATGAGTCTGGGGTTGCCGGTGATGACTTGGATCGGGACGACGTTTGGATTCCATGTTGCGTTTATTGTTATGGGAATATTGATTTGTATTGTGGGTGCTTTGTGTTGGGTTTATTTACCACAAGTGAAAGGCGAAAAGCGTTCGAAGTCGAACTCGCCATTGACCATATTGAAGAATAAAGGTGTTCTGATTATTATTCTGTTGACTGTGTTGGCAGTTGTGGCGAACTATGGGGTGTACACATATATAACCTATCTCGTAAGCGACTTGGGTTATCCAGGAATTGGCGTTGCGCAAATTTTATTTGGGATAGGTTCTATCCTGTCAGTGTTAATTGCCGGCCGGTTTATTGACCGCCATCTGCAAGCTGTCTCTATTGGCATGTTGGCAGCAGGCAGCATCGCAATGGCGATTTTCTATTTTGTCGACTATACCTTCTTCCACCATTTCTCTTTTATTTTATGGGGAATTGGATTTGGAGCATTGGTAACGTTGTTCCAAACAGCGGTTACCAGACAAGTCACAAAGGGGGCCGCCATTGCGACTTCCCTTCAGTCAGCTGCGTTTAACTTTTCCATCATGATTGGTAGTACGGTTGGCGGTTGGTTATTGGCAAGGGGAGGGGCCATGCCAATTGTGTTGATGGGTATTACTTTATTGGTAGCGGGCATTGGCGTATCTATTTTAGCAAAGCGCACATTGGCATAA
- the deoC gene encoding deoxyribose-phosphate aldolase, whose translation MTTKNLAGYFDHTILSPDARRADVKRVCDEAKQFETATVCVNGHWIPFVKEQLEGTSVKPIAVIGFPFGAGTTASKVFEAQEAIDLGAEEIDMVINIGEMLDGNLEFVQADVKAVVDAVHAKGKLLKVIIETAYLNDEQIVTVSKLSKEAGTDFVKTSTGYASAGATVENVKLMREAVGENVGVKASGGIRTIEDVEAMMAAGANRLGLSRTVEIMSN comes from the coding sequence ATGACTACTAAAAATTTAGCAGGATACTTTGACCATACTATTTTAAGCCCAGACGCAAGACGTGCAGACGTGAAACGCGTTTGTGATGAAGCAAAACAATTCGAAACAGCAACGGTTTGTGTAAACGGACACTGGATTCCATTTGTTAAAGAACAACTAGAAGGCACTTCCGTAAAACCAATCGCGGTTATCGGCTTCCCATTTGGTGCTGGAACGACAGCTTCCAAAGTGTTTGAAGCACAAGAAGCAATCGACCTTGGAGCAGAAGAAATCGACATGGTTATCAACATTGGTGAAATGTTGGATGGCAACCTTGAATTCGTTCAAGCAGATGTGAAAGCCGTTGTGGATGCAGTTCATGCAAAAGGTAAATTATTGAAAGTAATTATCGAAACAGCTTACCTAAATGACGAGCAAATCGTGACAGTTTCTAAACTTTCTAAAGAAGCAGGAACTGATTTCGTAAAAACTTCAACAGGCTATGCAAGTGCTGGCGCAACAGTTGAAAACGTAAAATTAATGCGTGAGGCAGTTGGCGAAAACGTTGGTGTGAAAGCATCAGGCGGCATCCGTACAATTGAAGATGTAGAAGCAATGATGGCTGCTGGCGCAAACCGTCTTGGCTTGAGCCGTACCGTTGAAATCATGAGTAACTAA
- a CDS encoding sugar-binding transcriptional regulator, giving the protein MKDKFDIKRISQSVEVAKLYYVDDLDQKEIAKKLDLSRPTVSRLLQYARENQIVNIAIHNPYAKAIELSEKLSEKYQTDIVVVPDSYDGFEDPLEAVTAYAANYLFSLVEENTTIGIGWGKTINELSKQLVTLLKEESYQAPTGVNVVQLKGSVSLSHAETYAYQAINNFSNVMNARPQYLPLPTIFDEVETKEIVESDRFMSRILKLGREADIAVFSAGTVRKNALLFQLDYLTDSEKESLRKHATGDIVSRFIDSEGKIVDEELNKRTVGIQLEELKDIKHSILIASGTNKVNGVHATLTGGYCNHVIIDTLLAQNLLVR; this is encoded by the coding sequence TTGAAAGATAAATTTGATATTAAGCGTATCTCGCAGAGTGTCGAGGTCGCAAAGCTCTACTACGTTGATGACCTTGATCAAAAGGAAATCGCCAAGAAGTTGGATTTATCACGACCGACTGTTTCAAGACTTCTCCAATATGCACGTGAAAATCAAATCGTAAACATTGCAATTCACAATCCTTATGCAAAAGCGATTGAATTGAGTGAGAAACTGAGTGAGAAATACCAAACGGACATTGTGGTGGTACCGGACAGTTATGATGGTTTCGAGGATCCATTGGAAGCAGTCACCGCGTATGCTGCGAATTATTTATTTTCCTTAGTCGAAGAAAATACCACCATTGGAATTGGTTGGGGTAAGACAATTAATGAGCTGTCCAAACAACTGGTTACACTTTTAAAAGAGGAAAGTTACCAGGCGCCGACAGGGGTCAATGTCGTGCAACTAAAAGGGAGCGTGAGCTTATCGCATGCAGAAACGTATGCGTATCAAGCAATCAATAATTTTTCCAATGTTATGAACGCGCGTCCGCAATACTTGCCGTTACCTACCATTTTTGATGAGGTAGAAACGAAGGAGATTGTGGAATCCGATCGCTTTATGAGCCGTATTTTAAAATTAGGACGAGAAGCGGATATTGCCGTGTTCAGTGCGGGAACGGTTCGGAAAAATGCTTTGTTATTCCAGTTGGATTATTTAACAGATTCAGAAAAAGAGAGTTTACGAAAACATGCGACCGGCGACATCGTCTCGCGTTTCATTGATAGCGAAGGCAAGATTGTCGACGAAGAGCTGAATAAACGTACGGTTGGTATTCAGTTGGAAGAATTGAAAGATATTAAGCATAGTATCCTCATTGCGAGTGGGACCAACAAAGTAAACGGCGTCCACGCGACTTTGACGGGTGGCTATTGTAATCACGTCATTATTGATACTTTGCTCGCCCAAAATTTACTAGTACGTTAA
- a CDS encoding DUF2500 domain-containing protein: protein MSGIFGLFSSLIFITVAGGFLFIIITGLITWNRNNKSPRVTEEVVIVAKRTHVNQNNGASGTLHPHSSTTTSYYVTFSFADNARKEFLVSGKEYGLLAEGDVGELSHQGTRYLGFERF, encoded by the coding sequence ATGTCTGGAATATTTGGATTGTTCTCATCGCTTATTTTCATTACGGTTGCTGGAGGGTTTTTATTTATTATCATTACCGGACTCATAACTTGGAATCGCAATAACAAATCACCGCGTGTGACGGAAGAGGTAGTTATTGTCGCAAAACGCACCCATGTGAACCAGAACAACGGTGCAAGCGGCACACTGCACCCACACAGTTCCACTACTACATCTTATTACGTTACCTTTTCGTTTGCGGATAACGCGCGCAAAGAGTTTCTTGTCAGCGGTAAAGAGTATGGGCTTTTAGCGGAAGGTGACGTAGGGGAATTATCGCACCAAGGGACTCGCTATTTAGGTTTTGAACGATTTTGA